The genomic region GAGCAAATGCTCAAAGCAGCGGTAGAAGTTGCCGCGCAAGAATATGGAGAAAGAAGTCTATCGGAACTCGAAGCCGAAGATAAAGTCGCCGTTGCTTCTGAAAAAGCCCCTACAGATGATGTGGTAATTCAACGCTTGCGGGAAGTTTACAACCAGATCAAGCACGAATACGAACAATTCACCACCAGGGAACACGATGAAGTGGTAGGGTTAGGTGGACTGCACGTAATTGGGACGGAACGTCACGAATCGCGCCGGATTGACAACCAGTTGCGGGGACGTGCGGGACGGCAAGGCGACCCTGGCTCGACGCGGTTCTTCCTCAGTTTAGAGGATAACTTATTGCGGATTTTTGGTGGCGATCGCGTTGCTGGGTTGATGCAAGCCTTCAATGTCGAAGAAGATATGCCCATCGAATCGGGATTGCTCACGCGCAGCTTAGAAGGGGCGCAGCGCAAAGTCGAAACTTATTACTACGACATCCGCAAGCAGGTATTTGAGTACGACGAGGTGATGAATAAACAACGGCGGGCAATTTACGCCGAACGTCGCCGCGTCCTCGAAGGTCAAGACCTAAAAGAGCAAGTACTCAAGTACGCCGAGCAGACAATGAACGAAATTGTCGATTACTACATCAATCCTGACTTGCCTTCGGAAGATTGGGACATACCAAAATTGGTGAGCAAAGTGAAGGAGTTTGTCTACTTGCTGGCAGACTTAGAACCTGAGCAAATGGAAGATTTGACGGTCAGCGACATTAAAACCTTCCTTCACGAACAAGTCAGAATCGCCTACGACATCAAAGAAGCCGAAATCGAGCAAATTCGCCCCGGATTAATGCGCCAAGCCGAACGCTTCTTTATCTTGCAGCAGATTGATAGCTTGTGGCGAGAACATCTGCAACAAATGGATGGACTGCGAGAATCTGTAGGCTTACGCGGTTACGGACAAAAAGACCCGCTGATCGAATACAAGACAGAAGGGTTTGAAATGTTCTTGGATATGATGACCAACATTCGCCGAAATGTGGTCTACTCTCTCTTCCAATTCCAACCTCAAATTGAGCCGCCAGTTACGGCGCAGTCAGAAATGGTTTAAATTTTGTAGGGTGGGCATTACCCACCCTATTTTTTGTCTATTTTTTAATAAAAAAGTTGCGATCGCTCGTGATAATATTTAATTACCGAATGGTTGACTTAATAATAGAAATCTATGTTGAAATGAAATTTTTAATCATATCCCCATTGTAAGGAGAATAATATCATAAAATGAGGCTAATTTTCAACGGCAATTCTCCTATTTTTAAAACCGATATTTTTCACTCAAGTCAAAATCGATCGATTGGATAGAGACGTATTGGTATCTTTGCCGATCGTAGCGTCATTCAATCGCGAGTTGCTGACAACTACCCCTGTAAATAGCTGCACAAAAGCTAAAGAGAACCTGTAAAACGAAGAAAAAAAATTTTTGTCCTCTATAATTCCTTGTTCGTGACGATATATAACTTCGATCGCGTAATGAGGCATCAAAAAATTATTTTAGAGCTAGCTACTCAGCAGCAAATCGAGCCGGAAAGACAGCACTCGACACATTCTAAACCTACTAAACATAAGCAGCGATTGCTTGTAAATCGACCATCCACACAACATACGCGGGTACATCCACCTCGCCGCCGCCAGCGACGACTAAGGCGCGATCGCTGGCACAAGTTAGTTATTTTAATCCCTACAGTTGTTCTCAGTTTGTTGTTATCAAAATGGTTGCTATCGCTGCAAACTCAGTTTTCTCAAGCAAGTACTTTTCGATCGCAACCAGCACCAATTTTGGTTTCTCCAGTAGATGCGCTCAGCCGTGCCATTATTAATCAAGAAAGTACAAATAATCATCAATCGCTGAATCCCCATTCTCAAGCCTTGGGACTAGCTCAAATTATGCCTGCAAATATTGGTGCTTGGAGCAAGGAAGCACTCGGTCATAGCATATCTGTTGATGAATTTCTCAGCAATCCCACAGCTCAAAAGCAAATTATTCATTACAAATTAGAGCAATATTGGCACGACGCTTTAGTTGCAAGTCAAGGTGATGAAGAGATAACAGTATTAAGAGTAGCAAGCCACTGGTATAGCGGTAGTCCTGACTTATATAAATCTAAAGCAGTTCAGTGGTATAGAGGAACAGACGGCAAATTACATCGCTATCCTTCTGTTGCTAATTACAGCAATTCTATTTTGCAAAAATACAAACAACACGTTGGAGAGGTAGGAGAAAATTCAAAATTCAAAATTCAAAATTCAAAATTTAAGAGCTAAGAGTTCCAACAACCTTGTACAGACTTTAAACGTGATGTCTCTACACTGATAACCGAGAACTTGGTGCAGACGTTACATGTAACGTCTCAACACTAATAACTGATAACTGTTCACTGACTTAAGTATTGTAGTGGCAGATCTTGGGAGAGTAGGGTTTCGATCGCGGCTCGATCTAAAGGTTTAGCAAATAGATAACCTTGTCCGTATTCACATTTGAGCGATCGCAGTTGGAAGAGTTGTTTTTTTGTCTCTATGCCTTCGGCAACGACATCCATACCCAAGTTCCAAGCTAGGGCAATGATGGTACGGATAATTTCAATTTGTTCGACACTGCGATCGACATCGCGCACGAAGGAGCGATCGATTTTTAAGGTATCGAGACGTAGGCGATGTAAATAACTTAAAGATGAAAATACCTATCTTAAGGAAGGTGACAGCTACTACCAAAAACGCTAAGGTAAAAGCTTTACCTTAGCGTCGATACAAGCGTATTCAATTTGACAAAATAAGTTTCGTCAGCTAAGCATAGCACTAGCTTCTAGCAACAGGTTCTTCTAAGATTTCAGGCATAGCAGGCAGACGCTTCAAGAAAAATACAGCAACAATCGTCCCCGCGAGCGCTAAACCTGCCATTGGATAAAAGGCATAAGTATAGCTGCCGAAAATATCTCGAATTCTGCCAGCAATAATTGTGCCGAAGAATGCGCCGACACCATAGGCAGTAAAGACAATTCCGTAGTTTTTGGCGTAGTTTTCCGATCTAAATAGAGTCAAAGTTGCTATCGGCGCGATCGCCAGCCATCCACCTAAAGACAGCCAGAATAAGGCAAAAGCCAGAATATATGTAAATGTATCGCCAGTACGCGCATTCAGCATCAAAATTGAAGCCATTAGAACGATCGCGTAAACTGCGATCGCGGCTATTTTAGGATTGAATCTATCTGTCACCCAGCCAAATAAAGGTCGTCCCAGTCCGTTAAAGATGGCAAATAGCGAGACAGTCATCGCTGCGGTGGTGGAGTCGAGTTTGATAATTTCTTGCGCTACAGGACTCGAAATGCCAATAGCCGATAACCCTACAAACGTTCCAATCGTATAGCAAATCCACAACCCGTAAAAGCTTTGAGTTTGCCAGATTTTCTCTGTGGTGGTTCTAGCTGTAGTTATCCTTGCTGCTGGTGCTGTGCTTCCTGTTATAGGTTGCCATTCTGGAGGAGGCATTTTTAATTGCGTGGCGATCGCAACCACAATAACACTAAAGGCAATGCCTAAAATCGTAAAAGTTTGCCGCACCCCGTAAGCATCGATTAAATTTTTAGCTAAAGGTGCGGTAATTAACGGCGATAGTCCAAACCCAATCACCGTCAAGCCTACAGCTATTCCTTTTTTATCGGGAAACCACTTAGCCGAGACAGCTAACGGGACTCCATAAGCAATTCCAATTCCCGCACCAGCCACTAACCCGTAGGCAAAGACAAGCATTGGCTCGTTGGTAGCAAAGCTAGTGAGAATATAACCAACTCCCATCACTACACCACCAACAGCGGTGACAACACGAGAACCAAAGCGATCGATTAAAAAGCCGGCGATCGGCATTAACAGTGCAAAAACGACTAAAAGCACCGTAAACGGCAATAAACTTTCTGTTGCACCAATATTGAGCAACTTTTCTAAAGGTTTTCTGAAAATACTCCAAGAATAAACTGTACCCAGGCAGAGCAGTACGACAATTCCTAGGGGGATTAGCAGCCATCTACCCCGTTGTGCAGGCATACCAAATAGCTTGATGGTATCCATAGCTTTTTGTTTATGTTGAATGGTGAATCTTTAATATTTATCTATATCAAACAAAGTCAACAAAATCTTACGTAGGTTCACAAAATTAAAAGGAAAACCTTGGTTTCGCTGCAAGAGAGAGGGCAAAGATTTCTAGCAGTGCTACTTTAGGAAAGGATTAACTTAACTTATTGCAACAATTCATGTCGGCTGCTGTCTCGCTGCAAAACGTCTACAAGTCATACAACAACGTTCCAGTTGTCAACGACCTTTCATTTACGATCCAACCAGGTGAGATCTTTGGTTTACTCGGACCCAACGGCGCTGGTAAATCAACCACAATTCGGATGTTAACAACGCTGACCAAACCAAGCAAAGGTCAAGTTAAAGTAGCGGGATTTGATATCGTGCGTCAACCCACAATGGTAAAGCAGTACATTGGCATAGTCTTGCAGCAAATCAGCGTTGATGGCGATCTTTCCGCGTGGGAAAATATGGAACTACACGGGCGATTGCATCACATTCCCAATCCTCAGCGCCAGCAGCGAATCACTCAATGGCTGGAATATGTCGAGCTAGCAGACCGCCGCGATAGTTTGGTAAAAACTCTATCGGGAGGAATGAAGCGGCGCTTGCAAATTGCCAGAGCTTTATTGCATCAGCCGCAGATTTTATTTTTAGACGAGCCGACTGTAGGACTAGACCCGCAAACCAGACGGCGCTTGTGGGAAATTATTCTCGATCTGAATAAGCAAGGCATGACAATGCTGCTGACAACCCATTATATGGAGGAAGTCGAGTACTTATGCGATCGCATCGGCATTATGGACGCTGGCAAGCTAATCTCCTTGGGTACTCTATCACAACTGCGATCGCAACACGGTGAAGGTTTGGTAATGAAACAAGTGGGAGAACGCTGGGAATATCTATTCTTCCCCACCCTAGAAGATGCCAACACCTTTATTAACCAACAACCAAACAAAACCGGAATGATGGCGCGACCCTCCAACCTCGAAGATATCTTCGTCGAACTCACTGGAAGAAGGCTGGATTAGACGGGGAGCAGGAAGCGCACGAGCAGGGAGTAGTGACTCCTGGCTCCTAAATTTTGACTTTTGACTTTTGAATTTTGACTTTCCGTCAAAGCTGCGGTTCCGTACCACGATTAGTAGCTGGTAAAGTCATGAGGATTTCTCGAATTGCCTTTTGCGCTACTGGTAAATTTGGTCTAATCGACAAGGCTTGTCGGTAGGCTGCAAGAGCGCCATTCAGGTCGTTTTGCTGCTTGAGTAAATCGCCAATCTGCAAATATACTCTAGCGTCTTGAGGTTCAAGTTGAGCAATCTGTCTGAAAGTCATGAGCGCTGCTGGTGTATTGCCTTGAGCAATCCAGACTTTGGCAAGAGCTTGCAGCAGTTTTGGGTTATTAGGTGCTTGCGTTACTGCTTTTTGCAGTGCAGCACCCGCTGCATCATATTCTCCTTGTTCTAGCAGTAGCAAACCCATTAACTCGTTCGCATAGGCATTATTAGAGTCACGGTTTAAAACTTGTTGATATGCTTCGGCTGCACCGTCGTAGTCTCGCAGACGGAAGGAAATCACGCCTAATCCTAAATAGGCATTTAAGTTATTGCGATCGAGTTCGATCGTGCGACGGTAAGCAGATGCAGCTCCAGCATTATCCCGCAATTGCCCTAGACAATAGCCTAAAGCATAATGAAAATCGGCATGATTGGGAGCAACCGCGATCGCGCGACGATAGGAGACAACAGCAGCAGAATAGTTTTTTTGTAATGCTTGAATGTAACCCATAGTAGAGTAGATGCGGGCATTTTTGGGAGATATTTTAGCCGCTTGTTGATATTTAGCGATCGCGGCTGGTAGTTTGCCTGTATCCATCAATCTTTGCCCTTCTTGCAACAACTTCTCCAGCAGTTTGCGTTTTTTGACAGGGCTGCTGGGAAGGGCAGCTTTTGGGCTTTTTTGGGCGATCGTTGTTTTTGCCGTAGTTGGCGCTGGAGCAATGGCAGTCAATCCAGCTAGTAACAATAAATTAATTCCGAATAAAGTTAGTTTTGACACGGTTAATCTACTAGGGTATTCAGTCAATTTTGCTAGGTTTATCAGCGATCGGATTTTCAGCCAGCACATTGTAACAGCTAAAATAGCTGTTGCTTTTACGAGTAAACATTTTGACTTTTGTACGGGCAGGTTCGTTAAATAGTTCTGTCTCCAAGGGAGATTTTGGGTAACCTTACCCCTACAGCTTTTGGCTTACTGAAATCTTTGCTGTTGCCAGCTATGAATTTTGCTCTATCTAATTAGCACACCTTTTTTGCAATATTGACAAATACTTTAAGCTTCGTTACAAAAGAAATGACCCACACTAAGTCAAAAAGTATTTCTATATACATAGCTCGGCTCGCATAACCCTCCAGTACATTGAGTAACTACTGCTAATTTCTCTATCAGCAGGCAAACTATTGGAGCTATACGCTAAGATGTGTTTTCGTAGCGCTGGCGTTCCCTTCAATCCTTTCTTTGACGACAGCAGCTATAGAGAAATTAGCCAAGCACATATCTAGAAAAACAGTATTAATTCTTCTTGCTTGTTAGCTCAGAAAATCTAGTAAAGCTAGCGACAGTTTCAACAATTATCAAAAGTTCTCTTTTCTCAAAGTTTATGACTTGTTTTTACTTCTAAAGATAGATACCTCAACTATTTCTACTGATAGATAGGTAATTTGCTAATTTAATCTAAATTAAGCTCAGGGTGAATTAGCTAAAAAAAATCTTACAAAAGTACAAAAAGAACAAAGGAGTTAATAGCTATGTCATATGTCAATCGACCAGTAAATGAAGTCATGACCGAACCAGCGGTTACAGCTAGAGTCACAGATTATCATGATCGCGTTCGCTGGGGTCCAATTCTATCAGGATTAGTTGTCACATTAGCAACTCAATTGATCTTAAGTGCATTATTTGGTGCAATTGGAGCAGACACGGTAGCTGGTTCGGGTGCGCCTAGAACCAACGCCCCTAACGTTGCAGGAAATGTTGGTATCTGGTCGGCTATCGGTTTGTTAATTTCTCTGCTCACAGGCGGTTGGTTTACAGCCCGCGCTTGCGGACCGATGAATCGCTCTACAGCACTACTAAATGGTGCAATTCTCTGGGCAACAACTCTCGCACTTAGCTCTTGGTTGTTGGCAAGTGGAGTTACTGGTGCTTTTGGTCTTGCTACCAATGCGGCTGCAAATGCTGCTGGGACGATATCTAACCAAGTTCAACAAGGAGTCAACTTACCACAAGGTGGGAACCTAACTGCCGAACAAGCAAAAGAAGCTGCTAATGCAACGGCAAGAGGCTTGTGGTGGTTTGTGTTTGGTTCCTTGCTAGGTTTAATTGCATCTCTGGTTGGTGCTGCGGCTGGTGCGCGTAAACCTCGTACTAACGGAAACTATACTTAATCAGAACTGCATAGTAGTTTTTGACATACCGAACTAGGTAAACAATTTGCATCAATAGCCTAGTTTACATCTATAAAAAGTACCTGAGAGTGGGTACTTTTTATTTTTGATTTTTGTTTGTCAATACTATGTACTTCCTAATTTAGGAACTATTGTTTCTCTCCCAAAACACCCCACATTCCTGCTTCTCCAGATGCGTTCGCCGGGTTGGTAACGATCGCTTTTCCTGTAGATAAAGTATAGGCGACTGGTAGCAGCCCTACCGCAAAAGAACATAAAACCACCAGTAGCACTAGCTTGACTGGATGAGGATGGGGCAGTTCTACCATCCACTCTTGAGCTATAGCTATCCGATTCAGTCTTTCTTCCCGACTTAATCTACTTTTTGTATGCATTGCTAAATACTAGATTCATAAAAAAGTTTGTTTTCATTTAAATATTACAATTATTTTCTGTATCTAAAAATACAAAATTTGATTTATTTTAGAAAAATTTACAAAGCCAGCGTATTCTCCTCTGAGACTCTCAGTCCTCTCTTTTACTCCTGTCTGCTTACACCGGATAGTTGCGATCGCTGCCTTTAAGCGATCGAGCATATTTGGATGACCGTAGGTCAGAGTAACTTTCTATTTAAATTCACCTATCAAAAGAGATATTGATAACTACGCAATCAGGAATAGATTCATATCTAAAAAATAATTATTCAAAACTCATTGGTAGCTATATCTAAATTAAAATCTGCCCTAATTGAATAAAAAATAAGCTTGTCAAACTCCCAGAAATCTTGTTACAAAAGAACTTCAAGCATTGAAATTGAATAAAAATCCTGGATTGCTCGCAATAAATGAACGTTTAAGAATTAAAAGTCATCAGCGAAACTTAAGTTTATATGTCAAGAAATAA from Chroococcidiopsis sp. SAG 2025 harbors:
- a CDS encoding transglycosylase SLT domain-containing protein, producing the protein MTIYNFDRVMRHQKIILELATQQQIEPERQHSTHSKPTKHKQRLLVNRPSTQHTRVHPPRRRQRRLRRDRWHKLVILIPTVVLSLLLSKWLLSLQTQFSQASTFRSQPAPILVSPVDALSRAIINQESTNNHQSLNPHSQALGLAQIMPANIGAWSKEALGHSISVDEFLSNPTAQKQIIHYKLEQYWHDALVASQGDEEITVLRVASHWYSGSPDLYKSKAVQWYRGTDGKLHRYPSVANYSNSILQKYKQHVGEVGENSKFKIQNSKFKS
- a CDS encoding tetratricopeptide repeat protein → MSKLTLFGINLLLLAGLTAIAPAPTTAKTTIAQKSPKAALPSSPVKKRKLLEKLLQEGQRLMDTGKLPAAIAKYQQAAKISPKNARIYSTMGYIQALQKNYSAAVVSYRRAIAVAPNHADFHYALGYCLGQLRDNAGAASAYRRTIELDRNNLNAYLGLGVISFRLRDYDGAAEAYQQVLNRDSNNAYANELMGLLLLEQGEYDAAGAALQKAVTQAPNNPKLLQALAKVWIAQGNTPAALMTFRQIAQLEPQDARVYLQIGDLLKQQNDLNGALAAYRQALSIRPNLPVAQKAIREILMTLPATNRGTEPQL
- a CDS encoding ABC transporter ATP-binding protein, producing MSAAVSLQNVYKSYNNVPVVNDLSFTIQPGEIFGLLGPNGAGKSTTIRMLTTLTKPSKGQVKVAGFDIVRQPTMVKQYIGIVLQQISVDGDLSAWENMELHGRLHHIPNPQRQQRITQWLEYVELADRRDSLVKTLSGGMKRRLQIARALLHQPQILFLDEPTVGLDPQTRRRLWEIILDLNKQGMTMLLTTHYMEEVEYLCDRIGIMDAGKLISLGTLSQLRSQHGEGLVMKQVGERWEYLFFPTLEDANTFINQQPNKTGMMARPSNLEDIFVELTGRRLD
- a CDS encoding OFA family MFS transporter, which translates into the protein MDTIKLFGMPAQRGRWLLIPLGIVVLLCLGTVYSWSIFRKPLEKLLNIGATESLLPFTVLLVVFALLMPIAGFLIDRFGSRVVTAVGGVVMGVGYILTSFATNEPMLVFAYGLVAGAGIGIAYGVPLAVSAKWFPDKKGIAVGLTVIGFGLSPLITAPLAKNLIDAYGVRQTFTILGIAFSVIVVAIATQLKMPPPEWQPITGSTAPAARITTARTTTEKIWQTQSFYGLWICYTIGTFVGLSAIGISSPVAQEIIKLDSTTAAMTVSLFAIFNGLGRPLFGWVTDRFNPKIAAIAVYAIVLMASILMLNARTGDTFTYILAFALFWLSLGGWLAIAPIATLTLFRSENYAKNYGIVFTAYGVGAFFGTIIAGRIRDIFGSYTYAFYPMAGLALAGTIVAVFFLKRLPAMPEILEEPVARS